The Fundulus heteroclitus isolate FHET01 chromosome 13, MU-UCD_Fhet_4.1, whole genome shotgun sequence genome contains a region encoding:
- the cx30.9 gene encoding connexin 30.9, producing the protein MNWSGLEALLSGVNKYSTAFGRVWLSMVFVFRVMVFVVAAQRVWGDDSKDFDCNTRQPGCSNVCYDHIFPISHIRLWALQLIFVTCPSLMVVGHVKFRESKDMKYTTSHNGKHLYAHPGKKRGGLWWTYLCSLIFKAGFDAGFLYVLYYIYEGYDLPRVYKCDMEPCPNQVDCYISRPTEKKIFTLFMVVSSAVCILMCICEMVYLIFKRIKKLMLKKREADRKMFVESHEMAPLAQPRSMYRSKSSMRVDPTASVQNLSNDKAEEKTSKL; encoded by the exons ATGAACTGGTCTGGTCTGGAGGCGCTCCTCAGCGGAGTTAACAAATACTCCACGGCGTTCGGCCGGGTCTGGCTCTCCATGGTGTTTGTCTTCCGGGTCATGGTGTTCGTGGTGGCGGCTCAGCGGGTGTGGGGGGACGATAGCAAAGACTTTGACTGCAACACGCGCCAGCCAGGCTGCAGCAACGTCTGTTACGACCACATCTTCCCCATCTCCCACATCCGCCTGTGGGCCCTGCAGCTCATCTTCGTCACCTGCCCGTCGCTCATGGTCGTCGGTCATGTCAAGTTCAGGGAGAGTAAGGACATGAAGTACACCACCTCTCACAACGGGAAACACCTGTATGCTCACCCCGGAAAGAAGCGTGGGGGGCTGTGGTGGACCTACCTG tGCAGTCTCATCTTCAAGGCAGGATTTGATGCCGGCTTCCTCTATGTCCTGTATTACATCTACGAGGGGTATGACCTGCCCCGTGTGTACAAGTGCGACATGGAGCCTTGCCCCAACCAGGTGGACTGCTACATCTCCAGGCCCACGGAGAAAAAGATCTTCACGCTCTTCATGGTGGTTTCCTCCGCTGTCTGCATCCTCATGTGTATCTGCGAGATGGTCTACCTGATCTTCAAACGTATTAAAAAGTTAATGCTAAAGAAGAGGGAGGCGGACAGGAAAATGTTCGTTGAGAGTCACGAGATGGCGCCCCTCGCCCAGCCAAGGTCGATGTACAGATCCAAAAGTTCCATGAGAGTGGATCCTACAGCATCAGTTCAGAACCTCAGCAACgacaaagcagaagaaaagacTTCTAAGCTGTAA
- the pef1 gene encoding peflin, whose protein sequence is MSFHYGQGYPGGGHPQGNPYGGGQGAYGASPSAPPGGGAGPAGGPYGAPGYGSQYGHGPGGAAGGYGGQPYGGQPYGGQAYGGQGYGGQAYGGQPHGGQPYGGQPYGGPNRFNAPAGNIPPGVNPEAYQWFQSVDADRSGYISSKELKQALVNTNWSTFNDETCLMMINMFDKTRSGRIDLLGFSALWEYLQQWRALFQQYDRDRSGSISGAELHQALSQMGYKLSPQFSETLVQRFGARGQSHGIQLDRFIQACTQLQSMTQVFRERDTGMTGNIRLSYEDFLSGAVTRLM, encoded by the exons ATGAGTTTTCACTACGGACAG GGCTATCCAGGAGGAGGCCACCCACAAGGGAACCCGTACGGTGGAGGCCAGGGAGCTTATGGGGCTTCCCCCTCAGCCCCTCCTGGAGGTGGAGCGGGCCCCGCAGGAGGCCCGTATGGGGCCCCGGGTTATGGTAGTCAGTACGGGCACGGGCCTGGTGGTGCAGCCGGGGGCTACGGAGGACAGCCATATGGGGGACAGCCATATGGAGGACAAGCTTACGGAGGACAGGGTTACGGAGGACAAGCCTACGGAGGACAACCTCATGGAGGGCAGCCTTACGGAGGACAGCCTTACGGAGGGCCTAACAGATTCAATGCTCCTGCAG GCAACATTCCACCTGGAGTTAACCCAGAGGCGTACCAGTGGTTCCAGAGCGTTGACGCGGACCGCAGTGGCTATATCAGCTCGAAGGAGCTGAAACAGGCCCTGGTCAACACCAACTGGTCCACCTTCAACGACGAGACCTGCCTCATGATGATCA ACATGTTCGACAAGACGCGGTCGGGTCGGATAGACCTGCTCGGTTTCTCGGCGCTGTGGGAGTACCTGCAGCAGTGGAGAGCTTTGTTCCAGCAGTACGACAGGGACCGCTCGGGATCCATCAGCGGCGCGGAGCTGCACCAAG CTCTATCTCAGATGGGCTACAAGCTCAGCCCCCAGTTTTCTGAGACGCTGGTGCAGCGCTTCGGTGCCAGAGGCCAGTCCCACGGCATCCAGCTGGACCGCTTCATCCAGGCGTGCACGCAGCTCCAGAGCATGACGCAGGTGTTCAGGGAGAGAGATACCGGCATGACGGGCAACATCCGTCTCAGCTACGAGGACTTTCTCTCCGGCGCCGTCACGAGGCTGATGTGA
- the smim12 gene encoding small integral membrane protein 12: MWPVLWTAMRTYAPYVTFPVALVVGAVGYHLEWFIRGAPKAREEERGILELREERKLQEQAGKDGTQVLSLKEKLEFTPKAALNRNRAEKS; the protein is encoded by the coding sequence ATGTGGCCCGTACTTTGGACAGCGATGCGGACCTACGCGCCTTACGTCACCTTCCCTGTTGCTCTAGTGGTCGGCGCGGTGGGCTACCACCTGGAGTGGTTCATTCGAGGGGCCCCTAAAGCAcgagaggaggagaggggcaTCTTGGAACTGAGGGAGGAACGAAAGCTGCAGGAACAAGCGGGGAAAGACGGCACTCAGGTGCTTAGCCTGAAAGAGAAGCTGGAGTTCACGCCTAAAGCAGCTCTCAACAGGAACCGAGCTGAGAAGAGCTAA
- the cx39.4 gene encoding LOW QUALITY PROTEIN: connexin 39.4 (The sequence of the model RefSeq protein was modified relative to this genomic sequence to represent the inferred CDS: inserted 2 bases in 1 codon): MSRADWSFLEHLLEEGQEYSTAVGRVWITVLFLFRMLVLGTAAESAWDDEQADFVCNTKQPGCTAVCYDKAFPISHFRYFVLQVIFVSTPTIFYFGYVAIKGGKDPKTKEGKGESGSAKSDIVNGREDTRRTKYNAEQKEEGQSCGNXSKASPETPKLKGSLLRAYAFSILLKVILEAGFIAGLWFLYDGFFIAARFECTRSPCPHTVDCFVSRPTEKTIFTIYTQAIAGISLLLNFIELIHLLMLALSYRLKNRHKDHLPRAEQVQGTPALQLEVSQTFITGRNISVPSQGGEVKLPGNPCESYADSVIEVIRETGETGDNFPPSYTNCTESTGQTRSKRCSHTKHSHQTGRHLKCPQKEHTNQKHYV, translated from the exons ATGTCCAGAGCTGACTGGTCTTTCCTGGAACACCTGTTGGAGGAGGGCCAAGAGTACTCAACTGCTGTTGGCCGGGTCTGGATCACTGTGCTCTTCCTGTTTCGCATGCTGGTCCTGGGAACGGCGGCTGAATCGGCGTGGGACGACGAGCAAGCTGACTTCGTCTGCAACACGAAGCAACCCGGTTGCACGGCCGTGTGCTATGACAAAGCCTTCCCCATATCTCACTTCCGCTACTTTGTCCTCCAGGTCATCTTTGTCTCCACTCCGACCATCTTCTATTTTGGATATGTGGCTATCAAAGGTGGAAAGGACCCAAAAACGAAAGAGGGCAAAGGTGAAAGCGGGAGTGCAAAAAGTGACATTGTGAATGGGAGGGAGGATACGAGGAGGACTAAATACAATGCAGAACAGAAAGAGGAAGGACAGAGTTGTGGGAA GTCAAAAGCGTCTCCTGAGACTCCAAAACTGAAAGGGAGCCTTCTGAGGGCATATGCTTTTAGCATCCTGCTAAAAGTCATCCTGGAGGCTGGATTTATCGCCGGACTTTGGTTCCTCTACGATGGCTTCTTCATTGCAGCCAGGTTTGAATGCACAAGATCCCCGTGTCCCCATACTGTGGACTGCTTTGTCTCTCGGCCCACGGAGAAGACCATCTTCACCATCTACACTCAGGCGATAGCTGGCATTTCCCTTCTACTCAACTTTATTGAACTCATCCACCTATTGATGCTAGCTCTTTCCTACCGGCTGAAGAACAGGCATAAGGACCACCTACCTCGAGCTGAGCAGGTACAAGGAACCCCAGCACTCCAATTAGAGGTGTCCCAGACTTTTATCACTGGAAGGAACATCAGTGTCCCCTCCCAGGGTGGGGAGGTGAAATTACCTGGTAACCCCTGTGAAAGCTACGCAGATTCAGTAATAGAGGTGATCAGGGAAACAGGAGAGACAGGGGACAACTTTCCTCCAAGCTATACAAACTGCACGGAATCCACAGGACAAACACGTTCCAAACGATGCAGTCACACAAAACATTCCCATCAAACTGGCAGACATCTGAAATGTCCCCAGAAGGAACATACAAACCAGAAGCACTATGTTTGA